A single region of the Salicibibacter cibi genome encodes:
- a CDS encoding competence/damage-inducible protein A, whose amino-acid sequence MNAEIIAVGTELLLGQIANTNGQYLSKQLMGHGVNIYKHTVVGDNLPRIRQAIRLAATDNDIVILTGGLGPTEDDVTRNALAEEYGLNLVYDQQALDKVEAFFQSRNQSVSDANRRQALHTEGAHVFQNSVGLACGMAYKHTDTWFFLLPGPPHEMKTMVEKEVSPFLDAMNESRDFLLSRVLKFYGIGESALEARVHDLITQQTNPTIAPLAGQDEVTLRLTVKTADPTDASKKLDELEGAVCERCGSFLYGYNEDTLFSSALDYLRSKGWTLAVAESLSGGLLGASFTDVPGASDVYVGGAITYSNEAKEKQLHVKTATLAQHGAVSEACAEEMAEGARSEYRTDIGISLTGVAGPDTQEGHPPGTVYIGIAYPDKTYVYKRRLRGDRASIRRRAVKEACACMLEVGDER is encoded by the coding sequence ATGAATGCGGAGATTATTGCCGTAGGTACCGAACTACTTCTTGGACAAATAGCGAATACAAACGGACAGTATCTTTCAAAACAGCTCATGGGGCACGGGGTGAATATATACAAACATACGGTCGTCGGAGACAATTTGCCTCGCATTCGGCAAGCGATACGGCTGGCCGCAACTGATAATGATATCGTTATTCTTACCGGGGGTCTCGGGCCCACGGAGGATGATGTAACCAGAAACGCGCTCGCAGAGGAATACGGTCTCAACCTCGTCTACGATCAACAGGCGCTCGACAAGGTGGAAGCTTTTTTTCAATCGAGAAACCAATCCGTAAGTGATGCGAACCGTCGCCAAGCGCTTCATACAGAAGGGGCGCACGTGTTTCAAAATAGCGTGGGCTTGGCTTGCGGCATGGCGTATAAACATACAGACACGTGGTTTTTTCTGTTGCCGGGTCCACCGCATGAGATGAAAACGATGGTAGAAAAAGAAGTTAGCCCCTTTCTTGATGCTATGAACGAATCGCGTGATTTTTTGTTGTCGCGGGTACTTAAATTCTACGGGATTGGTGAGTCGGCGCTGGAAGCGCGTGTTCATGACTTAATCACACAGCAAACCAATCCGACGATTGCACCGCTCGCGGGTCAAGATGAAGTGACGTTGCGTTTGACTGTGAAAACGGCCGATCCGACGGATGCCTCAAAAAAGCTTGATGAGTTGGAAGGCGCCGTCTGTGAACGTTGCGGATCTTTTTTATATGGGTATAATGAGGATACGTTATTTTCAAGCGCCCTCGATTATTTACGGTCGAAAGGTTGGACGCTGGCCGTTGCCGAAAGTTTAAGCGGGGGATTGCTCGGGGCATCGTTTACCGATGTTCCGGGAGCGTCTGACGTTTATGTCGGTGGTGCGATTACGTATAGCAATGAGGCAAAAGAAAAGCAGCTTCATGTGAAAACGGCGACCCTTGCGCAACATGGGGCTGTGAGCGAAGCATGTGCCGAAGAGATGGCAGAAGGCGCGAGAAGCGAATATAGAACAGATATAGGGATTTCGTTGACAGGTGTTGCCGGTCCGGACACCCAGGAAGGTCATCCGCCGGGTACGGTTTATATCGGGATTGCCTACCCGGATAAAACGTATGTCTATAAGCGGCGTTTACGCGGGGATCGCGCGTCGATACGACGCCGGGCGGTAAAAGAAGCATGCGCCTGCATGTTGGAGGTGGGAGATGAGAGGTGA
- the pgsA gene encoding CDP-diacylglycerol--glycerol-3-phosphate 3-phosphatidyltransferase produces the protein MNLPNQITIARIGFIPIFMLIFLYPFQWGPPIDVFGTQVPVNHAVAGIVFAIAAGTDWLDGYIARSRNLISNFGKFLDPLADKLLVTAALLSLIEIGFLPAWMAVVILSREFAVTGMRLVAAAEGKVIAASPLGKGKTLFQMLAIFFLMVHNAPFDAFGLPVATILIWIALFLTVISGIDYFVKNKHVFNDA, from the coding sequence GTGAACCTGCCAAACCAGATTACGATTGCCCGTATCGGATTCATCCCGATATTTATGCTGATTTTCCTTTACCCATTCCAATGGGGACCTCCCATAGATGTCTTTGGGACGCAAGTGCCTGTGAACCACGCGGTTGCCGGGATTGTTTTCGCCATTGCGGCGGGGACGGATTGGCTCGATGGCTATATTGCCCGCAGCCGTAATCTCATCAGCAATTTCGGAAAATTTTTAGACCCGTTAGCGGATAAATTGCTCGTGACAGCGGCTTTATTATCCCTTATCGAGATTGGTTTTTTGCCGGCTTGGATGGCTGTTGTCATTCTTAGCCGCGAGTTTGCCGTAACCGGGATGAGGCTTGTGGCAGCGGCCGAGGGCAAGGTTATTGCGGCTAGCCCGCTCGGAAAGGGAAAGACGCTTTTTCAAATGCTCGCAATTTTTTTCCTGATGGTTCACAACGCGCCTTTTGATGCATTCGGATTGCCGGTCGCGACGATATTAATATGGATCGCCCTCTTTTTAACGGTAATTTCCGGCATCGATTACTTTGTGAAAAATAAACATGTGTTCAACGACGCTTAG
- a CDS encoding helix-turn-helix domain-containing protein produces the protein MSELGQFLKEKREEKGWGLDEVQTRTKIQKRYLLAIEEGRYDDVPGAFYARAFIKSYAEALELEPEEVFAEFEHDLPKPRKESVDLPSRTEHSRTKRSSQEGKKKNSVLPSVLVVFFLVAIVAVIWLFNIDGGSGDIASDEEEENGDDIVNETEGEEETQETNGSEENGDGDDNEENEENGNEEETANGQLSFEEVDGFNSIYTIDSDSLEITLEFDEETDSYVDFREEATDDGSIVETADAPSEATEQDFDLSEHDSITINAGYTPALTIYVNGEELEYELEPDERDFQRITIEKEN, from the coding sequence ATGTCTGAATTAGGGCAATTTCTAAAAGAAAAACGCGAGGAAAAAGGGTGGGGGCTTGATGAAGTCCAAACGCGAACGAAAATTCAAAAGCGCTACTTGCTAGCCATTGAGGAAGGGCGATATGACGATGTGCCCGGCGCTTTTTATGCACGGGCATTTATCAAAAGCTATGCAGAAGCACTTGAGCTCGAACCTGAAGAAGTGTTTGCTGAGTTTGAACATGATTTGCCGAAACCGAGGAAGGAGTCGGTGGATCTTCCTTCGAGAACCGAACATTCGAGAACAAAACGATCATCCCAAGAAGGGAAAAAAAAGAACAGTGTCCTTCCTTCCGTCCTCGTTGTGTTCTTCCTCGTCGCGATCGTCGCGGTTATATGGCTTTTCAACATTGACGGCGGCAGTGGCGACATCGCTTCCGATGAGGAAGAAGAAAATGGGGATGATATCGTGAATGAAACGGAAGGAGAAGAGGAAACGCAAGAAACGAACGGCAGCGAAGAAAATGGGGATGGCGACGATAATGAAGAAAATGAGGAAAACGGCAATGAAGAAGAAACTGCAAATGGACAACTCTCCTTTGAGGAAGTAGATGGATTTAATTCGATCTATACGATAGACAGCGATTCCTTGGAAATCACGCTTGAGTTTGATGAAGAAACGGACAGTTATGTCGATTTTCGCGAAGAAGCGACTGATGATGGTTCAATCGTAGAAACGGCCGATGCCCCTTCCGAGGCAACAGAACAAGATTTTGACTTAAGTGAACACGACTCGATCACCATCAATGCTGGCTACACACCCGCGCTCACGATTTACGTGAACGGCGAAGAATTGGAATACGAATTAGAACCCGATGAAAGAGATTTCCAGCGCATTACCATCGAGAAAGAGAATTAA
- a CDS encoding DUF3388 domain-containing protein, with protein MEKKEWYFEYQIRQNRPGLLGDISSLLGMLSINIVSINGIENDRRGMLIRSASDDHVTRLRDILQTMDAISLKKFRVPRLRDRLAVMHGRYIERDLGDKKTYRFVRDELGLLVDFLAELFKEKRHYLVGVRGMPRVGKTESIVAASVSANKHWSFISSTMLRQTIRSTLPDDEFSEDLVYIIDGIVTTMRAPEKHRSLVDEIMALSAVKVVEHPDIFVRETAYTLKDFDCIIELRNDENEKITYEMVESGFSSFDIS; from the coding sequence ATGGAAAAGAAAGAGTGGTATTTTGAATATCAAATTCGTCAGAACCGTCCCGGCTTGCTGGGAGATATTTCCTCGTTACTTGGGATGTTATCGATTAATATCGTGTCGATTAACGGAATCGAAAATGACCGGCGCGGTATGTTGATTCGCAGCGCCAGCGATGATCATGTGACGCGTTTACGAGACATATTGCAAACGATGGATGCAATTTCGCTCAAAAAATTTCGGGTGCCGAGGCTTCGAGACCGTTTAGCCGTGATGCATGGTCGTTATATCGAAAGAGACCTGGGGGACAAAAAAACCTATCGTTTTGTTCGTGATGAGCTTGGGCTTTTGGTTGACTTTTTGGCGGAGCTGTTTAAAGAGAAGCGGCATTATCTCGTGGGTGTGCGGGGGATGCCGAGAGTCGGGAAGACAGAATCAATCGTAGCCGCAAGTGTTTCAGCCAACAAGCACTGGTCATTCATTTCTTCGACAATGCTAAGGCAGACGATCAGAAGTACGCTTCCTGATGATGAATTTAGTGAAGACCTTGTTTATATCATTGACGGGATCGTTACGACTATGCGTGCGCCGGAAAAGCACCGTTCCCTCGTTGATGAGATTATGGCCTTATCTGCTGTGAAAGTTGTGGAGCATCCGGATATTTTTGTGCGTGAAACGGCATATACATTAAAAGATTTCGATTGCATCATTGAACTTCGTAATGATGAAAATGAAAAAATTACGTATGAAATGGTGGAATCGGGTTTTTCTTCTTTTGATATTAGCTAA
- a CDS encoding DUF3243 domain-containing protein has translation MSVLDNWEQWKSFLGDSLGNAEGDGMTNDAISDVAFQVGDYLANNVDPKNEQERVLSDLWNVADEQEQHAIANVMVKLVQEK, from the coding sequence ATGTCCGTATTGGACAATTGGGAACAGTGGAAATCGTTTTTGGGGGATAGCTTGGGAAATGCAGAAGGCGATGGCATGACAAACGATGCGATTTCTGATGTGGCTTTCCAAGTTGGCGATTATTTGGCGAACAACGTAGACCCGAAAAACGAACAGGAACGAGTTTTGTCTGATTTGTGGAACGTTGCTGATGAGCAAGAGCAACACGCGATCGCAAATGTGATGGTGAAGTTGGTACAGGAAAAATAA
- the ymfI gene encoding elongation factor P 5-aminopentanone reductase yields the protein MTTTLVTGSSGGIGAAVAKVLAAPGQNLYLHYHQGEGEAEKVRAHCEKQGASVHLVCANLQADDGVSSLFAGVHHPVDHLVLANGQAYYGLFTEMEDRELMDIFTLNVTAPMRVVKHFLPPMISRKYGRIVAISSIWGDVGAALEVVYSAAKGGLNQFVRALAKEVAPSNVTVNGVAPGVVDTKMMNAFSSEEKAELQAAIPAGRFGTAEEVAGACSYLLGPEASYINGHVLSVNGGWGG from the coding sequence ATGACGACCACATTGGTTACGGGGAGCAGCGGCGGGATTGGCGCCGCCGTTGCAAAGGTGCTGGCTGCTCCCGGGCAAAACCTGTATTTGCACTACCATCAAGGGGAGGGAGAAGCAGAAAAGGTGCGTGCCCACTGTGAAAAACAGGGGGCAAGTGTTCATTTAGTTTGCGCCAACCTGCAAGCAGATGATGGCGTCTCCTCTCTTTTTGCGGGTGTGCATCACCCGGTTGACCATCTTGTTCTTGCAAACGGCCAAGCTTACTACGGGCTATTTACAGAGATGGAGGACCGGGAGCTGATGGATATATTTACGCTGAACGTAACGGCCCCGATGCGCGTCGTTAAACATTTTCTTCCTCCTATGATTAGCCGAAAATACGGCAGAATCGTTGCCATTTCCTCCATTTGGGGGGATGTGGGGGCAGCGCTCGAAGTAGTGTACTCCGCGGCAAAAGGAGGACTGAATCAATTCGTCCGTGCCCTCGCCAAAGAAGTGGCGCCGTCCAACGTCACCGTTAACGGGGTGGCGCCGGGAGTGGTGGATACGAAAATGATGAATGCGTTTAGCAGCGAAGAGAAAGCTGAATTGCAAGCTGCCATCCCTGCCGGACGTTTCGGAACCGCTGAAGAAGTGGCGGGCGCTTGTTCGTATTTGCTAGGTCCGGAAGCAAGTTATATTAATGGGCATGTTCTTTCCGTGAACGGGGGTTGGGGCGGATAA
- the yfmH gene encoding EF-P 5-aminopentanol modification-associated protein YfmH gives MEKQHYEQIDETIYMETLSNGLNVYVLPKPDHNKTFSIFTTDYGSIDQAFTPINSDQMIHVPDGIAHFLEHKLFEDEDGDAFDTFSKRGAQTNAFTSFTRTAYLFSATSKVEENVETLLDFVQSPYFTEETVEKEKGIIGQEINMYNDDADWRLFFGLIGALYKNNPVRIDIAGTVQSIDDITKDLLYTCYQTFYHPSNMVLFVVGPVDPEETLQLVKANQEKKSFPEADTLARTYGSEPEESCEREKTIEMNVQTPKCLLGFKEPNEKYPLSGLAYELGVQLLLDVMFGLGSHTYEKLYKEGLIDNSFSADFTMERSFGFSAIGGDTKAPDRLVSLLEETIDTYKQQGLRKEEVQLAKKRKIGTFLKQLNSPEFIATQFTRYEMNGDALFEVVPTLEKMSIDDLENILHRHFRSARSSVVKVEGSGS, from the coding sequence ATGGAAAAACAGCATTACGAACAGATTGATGAAACGATCTATATGGAAACGTTGAGCAATGGACTAAACGTATACGTCTTGCCGAAACCCGACCATAATAAGACGTTTTCCATTTTCACGACCGACTACGGTTCCATCGACCAAGCGTTTACCCCTATAAACAGTGATCAAATGATACACGTTCCGGATGGCATTGCCCATTTTCTCGAACATAAACTTTTTGAGGACGAAGATGGCGATGCGTTTGATACGTTTAGCAAGCGTGGAGCCCAAACGAATGCGTTCACCAGTTTTACGAGAACGGCTTATTTATTTTCCGCTACGAGTAAAGTAGAGGAAAATGTGGAAACGTTGTTGGACTTTGTGCAATCCCCGTATTTCACCGAAGAGACGGTAGAGAAAGAAAAAGGGATCATCGGCCAGGAAATAAACATGTATAACGACGATGCCGACTGGCGCTTATTTTTTGGGCTGATCGGTGCGCTTTACAAAAATAATCCGGTGCGTATCGATATTGCTGGTACGGTGCAATCCATCGATGACATTACGAAAGATTTGCTATATACGTGCTATCAGACCTTTTACCATCCTTCTAATATGGTTTTGTTTGTTGTTGGCCCCGTGGATCCCGAGGAAACCCTTCAACTCGTAAAAGCCAATCAGGAAAAGAAATCATTTCCGGAAGCGGATACGCTTGCGCGTACGTATGGATCGGAGCCTGAGGAAAGTTGCGAGCGGGAAAAAACGATAGAAATGAACGTACAAACACCGAAATGTTTGCTTGGGTTTAAAGAGCCCAATGAAAAATATCCGCTGTCCGGACTCGCGTATGAATTAGGGGTGCAACTTCTCTTGGATGTGATGTTCGGCCTTGGGTCGCACACGTATGAAAAATTGTATAAAGAAGGTTTGATTGATAACAGTTTTTCCGCTGATTTCACGATGGAGCGTTCATTTGGATTTTCCGCCATTGGAGGCGATACGAAAGCTCCCGATCGGCTCGTTTCCTTGCTGGAAGAAACGATAGATACCTATAAACAACAGGGATTAAGGAAAGAAGAAGTGCAGCTCGCCAAAAAACGGAAAATCGGGACGTTCCTAAAACAATTGAATAGCCCCGAGTTCATCGCCACCCAGTTCACTCGTTACGAGATGAATGGGGATGCCCTTTTTGAGGTAGTGCCAACGCTAGAAAAAATGAGCATTGATGACTTGGAAAACATTTTACACCGGCATTTTCGTTCCGCAAGAAGTTCTGTCGTGAAAGTAGAAGGCTCCGGGTCATGA
- the yfmF gene encoding EF-P 5-aminopentanol modification-associated protein YfmF has product MAEAEQFNVGGLRVHWQPSDTFKTTTIVLHVKAPLEAETAASRTLLAHVLQAGTEEFPSRRKIRYFLDDLYGATFYADVGKKGENHVLTFVMEVASERHLQNETPLLPKALAFLLSVIQKPNRSDNGFSEAIIQEEKQALMQRIRNIVDDKTRYANIRMLEEMCTKEPFGLHPFGSAEEVGTITDQQLQTAYDRMLRSDQFDLFVTGPGTKEEIMDAIRSTEQMIGQGKTVETTATIQDAPAQVNEVVEKQSIQQAKLHLGFRVPYTVGSPEYTAVLVTNGILGAYPHSKLFVNVREKESLAYYAASRYEPYKGILFAMAGIAPDQYEKALAIMKEQLEAMQRGEITEEELTTTKQMLKNQILEQVDSARGAIEMNYQNVLSGTKRTVDDRLREIDMVDMDTVISVAKAIQLDTVYLLTGEEGTA; this is encoded by the coding sequence ATGGCAGAAGCAGAACAATTCAACGTCGGTGGACTGCGTGTCCACTGGCAACCGAGCGACACATTCAAAACGACGACGATCGTCTTGCACGTGAAGGCCCCTTTGGAAGCCGAGACGGCAGCTTCGCGCACACTTCTCGCGCATGTGCTGCAAGCAGGTACCGAAGAATTCCCGAGCCGAAGGAAAATCCGCTATTTTCTTGATGACTTGTATGGAGCAACTTTCTATGCAGATGTAGGAAAAAAAGGGGAAAACCACGTGCTTACCTTCGTGATGGAAGTGGCAAGTGAACGGCATTTACAAAACGAAACCCCTCTTCTGCCCAAAGCGTTGGCGTTTTTGTTGTCGGTCATTCAAAAACCAAACCGCTCGGATAACGGCTTTAGTGAAGCAATCATTCAAGAAGAAAAGCAGGCGCTGATGCAACGGATTCGCAACATTGTCGACGATAAAACAAGGTATGCGAATATCCGTATGCTGGAAGAAATGTGCACGAAGGAACCGTTCGGCCTCCACCCTTTCGGTTCCGCCGAAGAAGTGGGGACGATTACCGATCAGCAGCTCCAAACGGCTTATGATCGCATGCTCCGTAGCGATCAATTTGATTTGTTCGTGACAGGACCGGGCACGAAAGAAGAGATTATGGATGCCATTCGTTCAACGGAGCAAATGATTGGGCAAGGAAAAACCGTTGAAACAACAGCAACGATTCAAGACGCTCCGGCACAGGTGAATGAGGTGGTGGAAAAACAATCCATTCAACAAGCAAAATTACACCTCGGTTTTAGAGTTCCCTACACGGTCGGCTCCCCTGAATACACGGCCGTTTTGGTGACCAACGGGATCCTAGGGGCATATCCCCATTCAAAATTGTTCGTGAACGTCCGGGAAAAGGAAAGCCTTGCTTATTATGCTGCTTCCCGTTACGAACCTTATAAAGGGATCTTATTTGCTATGGCCGGCATTGCACCCGATCAATACGAAAAGGCCCTCGCGATCATGAAAGAGCAACTGGAAGCCATGCAGCGTGGGGAAATAACCGAGGAAGAGCTAACGACGACAAAGCAAATGCTTAAAAATCAAATCTTGGAACAAGTCGACAGTGCCCGTGGCGCAATCGAAATGAATTATCAAAATGTGCTTAGCGGTACGAAAAGAACCGTGGACGATCGTCTTCGGGAAATCGACATGGTAGATATGGACACCGTCATTTCCGTTGCCAAAGCGATTCAACTGGACACGGTCTATTTGTTGACCGGCGAGGAGGGGACAGCTTAA
- a CDS encoding DNA translocase FtsK — MAAKKKKHRRKKQQEWTSQLKFEVSGLILLALAVIATFTYGPVGTIIIQLFRFFAGEWHHFLTVLLYAFALTLIFRRAFVSFWSRRLAGVYTLMFTMLLYSHIGLFENLASSGPFQDGSVIMNTFRLYTMDLTGQADDLGGGMIGAVGYATGTFLVDVPGTQVLAILLVVIAFILLSGKSLKDSGKWVYERIKAILVPLTESIRNFRASRQSGSGKATQSPKTVKEAKTQATPGKETAGGARKSNENKDERPVIHNFQEQATRETPTKPANVQKKPSAEKKTEDREAAPLLTSGTTNEDYRLPALKLLSAPVQNKQTNDRSHVSSNAKKLEDTLQSFGVQAQVNEVHLGPAVTKYEVQPATGVKVSKIVSLTDDIALALAAKDIRIEAPIPGKAAVGIEVPNQDISMVTLREVLESDKAQNSHVLSVALGRDISGEPMTADLHKMPHMLVAGATGSGKSVCINGIVTSILMKAKPHEVKLMMIDPKMVELNVYNGIPHLLTPVVTEPKKAAQALKKVVAEMERRYDLFSHSGARNIDAYNDMIRKQNEGEEEEQQKLPYIVVIVDELADLMMVASGDVEDAITRLAQMARAAGIHMIIATQRPSVDVITGVIKANIPSRIAFGVSSQTDSRTILDAAGAEKLLGRGDMLFMPVGANKSTRIQGAFISDNEVEAVVNDVVEQQKAAYQEEMMPEEVPETSAEPEDELYYDAVALVVQMNSASVSMLQRRFRIGYTRAARLVDEMEANGVVGPYEGKKPREVLYQPPDNEDLTNVK, encoded by the coding sequence TTGGCGGCCAAAAAGAAAAAACACAGAAGAAAGAAACAACAGGAATGGACGAGCCAACTGAAATTTGAAGTATCGGGATTGATTCTCCTCGCCCTCGCCGTGATAGCCACATTCACGTATGGCCCGGTAGGAACGATTATCATTCAACTTTTTCGTTTTTTTGCCGGAGAATGGCATCATTTTCTAACTGTCCTTTTATATGCGTTTGCACTTACGCTTATTTTCCGGCGCGCCTTCGTGAGCTTTTGGTCCCGTCGCTTGGCGGGCGTTTATACGCTTATGTTCACCATGTTGCTATACAGCCACATAGGCCTCTTTGAGAACTTGGCAAGCAGCGGTCCTTTTCAGGATGGTTCGGTGATTATGAACACATTCCGGCTTTATACGATGGATTTGACCGGACAAGCCGATGATCTCGGTGGCGGGATGATCGGTGCGGTAGGGTACGCGACCGGAACATTTTTAGTTGATGTGCCCGGTACCCAAGTGCTCGCTATATTGCTTGTCGTGATCGCTTTTATTTTGCTAAGCGGAAAGTCATTAAAAGACAGCGGGAAGTGGGTATATGAACGTATAAAAGCTATTCTCGTCCCACTTACCGAATCTATACGGAACTTCCGTGCTAGTCGCCAATCGGGAAGCGGGAAAGCGACGCAATCCCCGAAAACAGTCAAAGAAGCGAAAACACAAGCAACACCCGGCAAAGAAACGGCTGGCGGGGCGCGGAAATCCAATGAAAATAAAGATGAACGCCCGGTCATTCACAATTTTCAGGAACAGGCGACCCGGGAAACACCGACGAAACCGGCAAACGTACAGAAAAAGCCATCGGCAGAAAAGAAAACGGAAGACAGGGAAGCGGCCCCGCTGTTAACCTCGGGAACGACCAACGAAGATTATCGGTTGCCGGCTTTGAAGTTATTGAGCGCGCCCGTTCAAAACAAACAGACGAATGACCGTAGCCACGTTTCTTCAAATGCAAAAAAACTGGAAGACACATTGCAAAGTTTCGGGGTGCAAGCACAAGTGAATGAGGTCCACTTGGGACCCGCTGTCACCAAATACGAAGTGCAACCGGCGACCGGCGTCAAGGTGAGTAAAATTGTCAGTCTCACCGATGACATTGCTTTGGCACTCGCGGCCAAAGACATAAGGATTGAGGCGCCGATTCCGGGAAAGGCCGCTGTCGGAATAGAAGTCCCTAATCAGGATATTTCGATGGTTACCTTGCGTGAAGTGCTGGAATCGGATAAAGCGCAAAATTCCCATGTGTTATCCGTCGCTTTAGGCCGGGACATTTCCGGAGAACCGATGACCGCCGACCTTCATAAAATGCCGCATATGCTCGTGGCCGGAGCGACAGGAAGCGGGAAGAGTGTTTGCATCAACGGGATTGTCACTAGCATACTCATGAAAGCGAAGCCCCACGAAGTCAAACTAATGATGATCGACCCGAAAATGGTGGAGTTGAACGTGTATAACGGCATTCCCCATTTGTTAACGCCGGTCGTTACCGAGCCGAAAAAAGCAGCACAGGCATTGAAAAAAGTCGTCGCGGAAATGGAGCGACGTTATGATCTTTTTTCCCATAGTGGCGCCCGAAATATTGATGCGTATAATGATATGATCCGGAAGCAAAATGAAGGGGAGGAAGAAGAGCAACAAAAGTTACCTTATATCGTTGTGATTGTTGACGAATTGGCAGATTTGATGATGGTGGCTTCCGGCGACGTAGAAGACGCGATTACCCGTTTGGCACAGATGGCAAGAGCAGCGGGCATTCATATGATCATTGCTACTCAGCGTCCGTCGGTTGATGTCATTACCGGCGTAATCAAGGCAAATATCCCATCACGCATTGCTTTTGGCGTTTCCAGCCAAACGGATTCCCGTACGATATTAGATGCGGCAGGGGCTGAGAAATTGCTCGGGCGCGGGGATATGTTATTCATGCCGGTCGGTGCAAACAAATCGACGCGGATCCAAGGGGCATTCATATCGGATAATGAGGTTGAAGCGGTAGTAAATGACGTTGTCGAACAACAAAAGGCGGCGTATCAGGAAGAGATGATGCCGGAAGAAGTGCCGGAAACAAGTGCCGAACCGGAAGATGAGCTTTATTACGATGCCGTCGCTCTCGTCGTCCAAATGAATTCCGCGTCCGTATCCATGTTGCAACGCCGTTTTCGCATTGGATATACAAGAGCCGCCCGCCTTGTTGACGAGATGGAGGCGAATGGTGTCGTTGGCCCGTATGAAGGGAAAAAACCGCGGGAAGTTTTATATCAGCCTCCTGACAACGAAGATTTAACCAATGTGAAGTAA
- a CDS encoding YlzJ-like family protein, translating to MTLYTHLPLEDVMAEKNDTEVKYKDTPSGTVVLQKNEDGAWIVQRLVSPDPNDYLQDEYQPGSSWGRDE from the coding sequence ATGACCCTTTACACACACCTTCCTCTTGAAGATGTGATGGCAGAAAAAAACGACACGGAAGTGAAATATAAAGACACTCCATCCGGCACGGTTGTGTTGCAAAAGAACGAGGATGGGGCTTGGATTGTCCAACGTTTGGTGAGCCCGGATCCGAATGACTATTTACAAGATGAGTACCAACCGGGAAGCAGCTGGGGTCGCGATGAATAG
- a CDS encoding ClpP family protease, which translates to MAEQQEPNQSNEQPNKQSDETAQGLVDKIQALGETNVPKANSDVHVITVIGQIEGHMQLPPQNKTTKYEHIIPQLVAIEQNPNIKGLLLVLNTVGGDVEAGLAIAEMVASMDKPSVTIVLGGGHSIGVPIAVAGDHSFIAETATMTIHPIRLNGMVVGVPQTFEYIEEMQERIIQFVTSHSNVDDDKFRELMFAKGNLSRDIGTNVIGKDAVDHGLIHSPGGVGPAIRKLNELIREKEAEQGEMLQ; encoded by the coding sequence ATGGCAGAACAACAAGAGCCGAACCAATCGAACGAGCAACCGAATAAACAGTCCGATGAAACAGCACAGGGGCTTGTGGATAAAATTCAGGCGCTCGGAGAAACGAACGTTCCGAAAGCCAACTCGGACGTTCATGTGATCACGGTAATTGGACAGATCGAGGGACATATGCAATTGCCGCCGCAAAATAAAACAACCAAGTATGAGCACATTATTCCCCAGTTGGTTGCGATTGAACAAAATCCAAACATCAAAGGGCTTTTGCTTGTGCTAAATACAGTCGGCGGCGACGTGGAGGCAGGTTTGGCGATCGCGGAAATGGTGGCGAGCATGGATAAGCCTTCGGTAACGATCGTGCTTGGTGGCGGGCATTCCATCGGCGTTCCCATCGCAGTCGCAGGGGATCATTCTTTTATTGCCGAAACAGCGACCATGACCATCCATCCCATCCGTTTAAACGGAATGGTCGTCGGGGTGCCGCAAACATTTGAATATATCGAGGAAATGCAAGAACGCATCATTCAGTTCGTAACGAGTCATTCTAATGTGGATGATGATAAATTTCGGGAATTAATGTTTGCAAAAGGAAATCTTTCCCGGGATATTGGTACGAATGTGATCGGCAAGGATGCCGTCGACCATGGACTGATCCATTCCCCCGGTGGTGTGGGACCAGCCATTCGAAAACTAAATGAACTTATCCGGGAAAAAGAAGCGGAACAAGGAGAGATGCTGCAATGA